The Lutzomyia longipalpis isolate SR_M1_2022 chromosome 2, ASM2433408v1 DNA window cggatGCACGTGCTATTTCACCGCGATTTTCTCACTCGCAcgtcactgatactgtctcACTCATACATtgagtttttcgcaattttctcgagtTTTCCGCGCAACTTTCCGGCCGGAAGTAGTTTTTTTGCAATCACACGGAAGTGCTCCACCAACCCCAGAAATATGTTTTATCCCcaaaaatttgggagaaaaacaaaaaaaaagttcgttactcgcgtaataaaatgtaataaaatgcataaaattggtaaaatcgcgtaattaaatacataacctcacttccaaaagaaaattgtcaacatttttttttagataaatcttTTTTCCGGATGTTTCCAgcaaaaagaacaatttccAGGAAATGACTAACTCTGGAATATTCTTCACATCGCTCCTTGTGAGTATTACCACCAAGATTAATGTAAATCAAGAAGGAATAAGGGAGATTTCGTGTGATTTCAGGGTGGCGGAGTAGCCGGAACGGTTGTTGATGTTGTCCTGTTTCCAGTGGATACAATAAAAACCCGCCTCCAGAGCGAGAGGGGCTTCTGGAAGTCCGGAGGATTATCCAAGATCTACAAAGGTTTCCTCCCAGCTGCTGCCGGGAGTGCCCCGTGTGCGGCGCTCTTCTTCTGCACATATGAATGTTCCAAGTCTCTCCTGGCATCCCAGGAAGTCCTTAAAATCCCATCTCCGGTTGTGCATATGGTTTCTGCGAGTCTTGGGGAAGTGGCAGCATGTCTTATCAGGGTACCCGTTGAGATTGCCAAACAGCGTCGACAGGACTTGACGCAGGGCAACATATCAGCAATTAGTATCCTCCGGAGTGCACTGCGGAATGAAGGAATCATCCGAGGACTCTATCGTGGCTTCGGTACAACCCTCTCGAGGGAGATTCCCTTCTCACTGATCCAATTCCCACTGTGGGAGTACTTTAAAGCCACCTGGAGTGAACATTCCGGTGAACCATTGGCTAGCTCCCAAGTAGCTCTCTGTGGAGCACTTGCAGGAGGAATTGCTGGTGGGATAACGACTCCCTTTGACGTGGCAAAGACGCGAATAATGCTTGCGGATCAGAGTGAAGCACAGAAGAATACAATAATGGGGGTTCTAAGACGAATTTACATCAAAGAAGGATTTTCTGggtaaaattaactttttttttgtgaaatatttcttattctcattgagattctttttctttcagacTCTGTGCTGGCTTCATTCCACGTGTTATGTGGATCTCAATTGGTGGAACAATCTTTTTTGGAATGTACGATCTTGTCACGAGCACAATATCTGCCTCAAAATTCTTCTCAGATGATCCATGAACCAAAGATCAAAGCTTTTAGCTAGAATTTATTAGTTCTAGGTGTagttatattttatgtaaaattaaatgataattttaatttaaagaattaaatgaaaaaaatattatttacataAAGAAGCTTTATTTAGTCAAGAATGCTGAAGGTGTGCCAGAAGAATGCCCCCTTGGAGAACAATTAAATGAATCTCCCTTTCTTTCGCGAGATTCTCAATGGAGAGAAATCCATACAACCTGTTTCTTGTGCCGCACAAATTGATAAAACAGAGAAAGAGAGTACACCCGCGGGACCTTGATCGCGCATACGACAATACCTCTGGTCAAGAGATGCGATGAGATGATGCTGTAGTGGGGAGAGCATCATCAGTATAAAAGATGCTCCTTCTCCAACCACCACCTTCAGTCTCACTTGTTTTCGCGACTCTTCCTCAACTTTATCGTGtcttatttacattttttgtgcGCGGCATCTTCAGCAGGAAGACGACGATGAAGCCCCTCCTGTGTGGATTGTTCTTGGCCACCTTGGCTACCTTCACATTTGCAAGTACgcgaatgtttttttttttctgcatcatTGCGTTCTTCGCagaatcaatgaattttttattcgcCTAATCCTCTGTGTGTGATAATCTTCAACAAGAGATTTCAATGCTAATTGCCCATCATTGGCTTACGTAATTTCGTGTATTTTGAGATGACTGACTCACAGAATGTCCAGCGCATCGAGAGTCAAGCAAATTCCACCTCATACACCTTTTTTACCCACAAAACCCTCCCAGTGCGGAGTTTAGTGTCTGTATGAATAAATCCCGGAGCAAAAACCCCACACACGCGTTAATTTATCGCAAACATCACagacaaaaaaagtaaagaatttcACGCGAATTCGTCTCTCTTCCAGATTATGGGCACTACATACCAAAAGCAGCATTTACAGTGAATGAAGATGGACAAATTCTTAGCTACCTGCCACTACATCCGGCCACGGtgagtttttaaaaaagtgtttaaggaataaattaaatttctttttttttttgccgaagaagttttataaaaatcaaaatgctTCTTTTACGATTTCTTCCTTCACAGACTTTTAAAGAGTCTGAAGACGTTGACAAAATTTAGCATGTTTCTTTTCCCACAAtttagcgaaaaaaaaagacttccccaatgtttgaattaattaattaaatcgtTCGTTTTAGCAGAAAACATacgaatgaatttaatttaatgtcaTTGTTGCCATTTTTCGCATCTttgttaaatgattttttttttgttttggaataattttgaattgagATTTAAAAGTCCTTCaatgagtttttattttaaagctcttaaagcttttaatagagctaaaatgtaattttaaaaaaagtttaacatCAGAAAAGAAACGATAAATGATGGAAATAAAACGAAAAACGTTAGGAAAGATACGTCAAAAGAAATGAAACgttaaatattagaaaataaacggaAATCTctaggaaaaagaaaagttaaacgTTAAATCGTTAGAattgcaaattgcaaaaatgcaaaaacaaATTGCCAAAATCTGCAAATTTTGATGCATAATAAAAActctttcttgaattttctagcTAGAACTTTGGCCTCTAATAAAGATTCCCAAGAGCTGAAagctttagaaaattctttttttttatttaggggAGATCggggctaaaaaaaatcaggcaCAAGTTCAGAAAATGCTTAAAACAttacataaatacatatttctATTTCCCACAATATTGAGTTAACGGGCTATagaaacaataatttttccgCCCCACAACCTTTTCTTAACTCTATCTGATTAGAAAATGTtatattttgaacttttcttatATCTTTGTCTAGCTTTATTACTCCTTATCGTTCCCAAAGCtatcttaaatatttaaattttaaccagaagatattttaaaataacttttagaactttttcaaCGATAGAATTAAaacaagttttatttttttttcatagagaTTTTATACGAAAGGAAAATGTGcataaagtataaaaaaaatctttcaaagaaTAACTCTTTTAATGTTATTTCTGTTACACAAAAAGtctaattttttgttctttctttaTTCTATTATAATTCTATTTTGCAATGTTTGCACACAGAACTtcagaaggaaagaaaaaaatcataaatattaaaacttttacgattaaataatacgaaaaattgaattaatttaatgttcttattaataaatatttaatttaattctttattttacagATGAGCAGATTTAGGCGATCTGCccaaatttcttcttcttcatcatccgCCTCTGCGAGTACTTCATCCGGCAATAGTCCCATCTTCTTTGGGAATCCTTACGGTGGAGCAGGCTTTCCTCCTGGTTTTGGTGCTCCATTTGGGCATCAGCAAACCTTCGTTCCACCTAGAAATACCTACACTGGATCCTCGAGCACATCGAGCATCTCCACGGGCCCGAGCGGACTTCATTCCCGTTTTGGCGCCGATGAACCTCCACCACCAGTGCGAATTCAGGGCTCCACGTCCAGTTTCACCAGCCAGAATGGGGAATTTACTCAAACACAATCCCATTTGGGAGAAGATGGAAAAGTCCACTTTACCATTTCCTCTgggaaattttagaaaagacATTCAACTGTCtacgtaatttttatttatatttaaattgttgTACACTGAAATGCATTTCGTCTGCGTGgatttaataaactttaaactgtaaaattttgacaaatttttctttagaaatttttacaattttcgtGTAGATTTGAGGCAATTATCATTGAGGAAAGCCTCAATCTCTTTGATCTTTCCGAATAATTCATTTCGAACAATGAGGAAGCACGTAAATGTACTCATTCCTGTTCTCTGGAGCTCACTTTTGTTCTCCCACTCCTTCCTGCTCAGCTCCACCGAGTCTTTGTTATCCCATCCCATACTGCTGCTCTTAACTTCCTTCTGGAGGCCCTCAATGACATCTGGCATGGAATTTCCTTGGATTTCTCTGTGAAAAAGGTCGTAAAGTCGAGAGATTTGTACATTGCTCCTCTTCCGCCATTCTGCGTGAGCTCTGCTCAGGAAATCCTCAATGAGAACTTCGGATGTGTTGTGTGTCCTCCTCAGGCATTCCTGATACCCAACATTAGCCACATCAATTGCAACGTCGTACTTCGTTGGACACTCATCGACGCATTTTGCCTCTGAATCTTCCATCATACGCCTAATGCCCATCTTTAGGTTTTCCATGTCCGCAAGTGTTTCATCCACAGACAGCCACATTTGCACCAATTCTCTGGACGTATcatttgaaaaggaatttttaatattcctaATTTGCTGATGAATCTGATGCTGGAACTTTTCCGTTTCAACTGCAAAATTCTTCAGCATTTCCTTCTCCTTTCCCGCCATCACAATGACCGGAAGGACAAGCAGGATCACACAAAACTTCACGACAAACTTCATTGTTTCACAAACTCAAATTCACTGcggaatttcacaaaaaacatcTCACTTATCGTACCTTATCGCGCTTATCAAGCAATAATTTGGGGTATATTGgctaagagaaaaaaatcatccggAAGTGATTAATCTTGGTGGAGTTTCATCAAAGACCAATCTATCCGGCTTTATggccttgaattttctttttttgtgattttccagggagattttttcttctgaaaaatattcttttattcagGACATCTCCggggaaaatttgaaatgaaaagtaattaaaataaaacaaaaaactcACATCCGGCTTATCTATAGTATTGCTGATTCCACGGCTGATTCTGCTGGACATTGGAGTTGTACATCTGCTGATCGTAGCCAGGTTGATtctgaaatgttttaaaacaaaatgcaatgaaaaatgagattttttgaaaattgaaaactcaAAAATCTTTACTTGATAGTGCGGCAGTTGATTGTACTGCGTCTGTCCGGTAGAGTATTGTGGGAAAAAGGATGAAGTCTGGATGGAACCAGCTGTTGTGGGAGGATTCTGCCCAGCCAATGTGCTCTGTGGCATGCTAATCATATTCCTCCCTGTCTGACTACCGAGAGTCACTTGTCCTGCCATGGAAGTGATACTCGTGAAATTCTGAGCAGCCTGCGTGAATAAGCCCTGAGCTGAACTAATGGCAAAGTAGGGATTGGACACAACACCAATATCCTGCTGACTTGCTTGCTGCCCACTGATACCCACAATTGACGAAATAACCGACTGCTGAGGATCTTGAAGGGGTACTGAGATCAAATTCGTTCGAGCCCCCTGCTGGCCCAATGTAAATTGCTGAGTACCCCTCGGAGTTGTTCTCAGGGGCGTCGAACCCTCACTCCCGGACAGCTTTCTTGGATTTGATGTGGGTTTCAGTGGTTCACCCATTGTTACGTCAGAATTGGAGTTCTCTTGACTGGCTGCCATATGTGGTAGGTGCCTGTGATTAATGTGTGCCTGGAGATCCCTCTGAGACAGATAAGTTCTTCTGCAGCCCTTACTACCGTATCGAGATCCTCCATGGGTACACATAAATACAGATCCCAGACCAGATTGCTCTACACGGCAAACTTTCTCTTTGCACCGGAAGCATTCTTTAAGTGGCTCTGTTGGGGCACAAGCAAGGCAAAAGACATGTTTGCAGGGAATCTGGAAGACAAATTAATCATCATTCCCTGAAAACTATCAAAAGGATCTCCCAACGTACCATTCTTCCATAAATAAGGATGGGTTTGAGACACTTATCGCAGCAATGAATCATGGGATTGAGAACTTTTTCCCCAATAAGTGTCACACGGTGGTTCCATTTGAGTCTCAGCATCGGTTCCGGAACAGAGCGTTGAATTGTCGTGAAAGTTGGAGCTTCCAGCTGGGATATATCAGCTTCCATGTCAactacaaattattttgatcttaAATAGTccacagagagagaagaaattgcCGGAACTTACTCTTTGGAGCTACAACCGGTATATTTTCCTGGTTGATAACCTCTTCTTTTTCATCCTCATTGCTCTGTGCTTCGGAATCTTGCGACATTACCGGCTCCTCATCCGATGCAATCACacagacatttttcttccttggtCTTCCGCGTTTTGGCATGGTTTCAGGCTGTGCAGTGTCCAGGAAGAGGCAGGAAATTGGGAGATTCTCGAGATTTTCAACAACGtaaacaaacttttccttcttctttttttttattatgaaacaAGTGAAACAGATTTGAaacattaaccctttgaggacgAAGCTGACCCACATttgaaacattgaattttctttcaattttaagattttaaataatttagctATCCATAAAATAAGAATAGGCTGATTTTTTAAGGCGTAGATGAAGTCAAAGAAGTCGTTTTTACAGAGATAAAGAGCTTTCAAATGGAttaacagaataaatattaggTACATGAAAAGatcaatgtttcaatgttttgatGTTTCATGCTGCAAAGTTcgtgatttaaatttaagaaaatccgTTAAGATTTGGGAAAAcgatcttttgattttttttctcgggaAAATGTAACCATTTCTCTtgatcggtcaagcagttttGCAGAAGTTTACTTACAGCAAAACACTAACTTTAAGCACTTAAAAATGGCAGAGAACTTGAAAGTTAATGCTCCATCAACCAActccaaaaaatcattaatttgtgagaaaacattttaataatgttCACGGTAAAGGAGTTGATGGcagaatgtatgaaggatgatcctctatcgcagaacaattttaacccatctcatcttgtaggggaacataaaaaatagaagaatcgcgagagaaactccccaatatccactgggatcacatag harbors:
- the LOC129790918 gene encoding S-adenosylmethionine mitochondrial carrier protein homolog, which encodes MTNSGIFFTSLLGGGVAGTVVDVVLFPVDTIKTRLQSERGFWKSGGLSKIYKGFLPAAAGSAPCAALFFCTYECSKSLLASQEVLKIPSPVVHMVSASLGEVAACLIRVPVEIAKQRRQDLTQGNISAISILRSALRNEGIIRGLYRGFGTTLSREIPFSLIQFPLWEYFKATWSEHSGEPLASSQVALCGALAGGIAGGITTPFDVAKTRIMLADQSEAQKNTIMGVLRRIYIKEGFSGLCAGFIPRVMWISIGGTIFFGMYDLVTSTISASKFFSDDP
- the LOC129790935 gene encoding uncharacterized protein LOC129790935, which encodes MLLLQPPPSVSLVFATLPQLYRVLFTFFVRGIFSRKTTMKPLLCGLFLATLATFTFANYGHYIPKAAFTVNEDGQILSYLPLHPATMSRFRRSAQISSSSSSASASTSSGNSPIFFGNPYGGAGFPPGFGAPFGHQQTFVPPRNTYTGSSSTSSISTGPSGLHSRFGADEPPPPVRIQGSTSSFTSQNGEFTQTQSHLGEDGKVHFTISSGKF
- the LOC129790897 gene encoding uncharacterized protein LOC129790897 is translated as MPKRGRPRKKNVCVIASDEEPVMSQDSEAQSNEDEKEEVINQENIPVVAPKIDMEADISQLEAPTFTTIQRSVPEPMLRLKWNHRVTLIGEKVLNPMIHCCDKCLKPILIYGRMIPCKHVFCLACAPTEPLKECFRCKEKVCRVEQSGLGSVFMCTHGGSRYGSKGCRRTYLSQRDLQAHINHRHLPHMAASQENSNSDVTMGEPLKPTSNPRKLSGSEGSTPLRTTPRGTQQFTLGQQGARTNLISVPLQDPQQSVISSIVGISGQQASQQDIGVVSNPYFAISSAQGLFTQAAQNFTSITSMAGQVTLGSQTGRNMISMPQSTLAGQNPPTTAGSIQTSSFFPQYSTGQTQYNQLPHYQNQPGYDQQMYNSNVQQNQPWNQQYYR